Within bacterium, the genomic segment GAGCCGCTGAATCTGGCTCTTGGAGGCACGCCCGGCGCCGGAGAGGGATTTCTTGATCTCGGTGGCGCCGTAGCTTTGGACGGGAATGCCGGCCTGGGAGGCGGCAAGAAAGATCACCCCCCGGGCGTGGCCCATGATGATGGAGGTGCGCGGATGCTTGACGTGGCTGTAGAGGTTTTCCACCGCCATGATATCGGGCTGGAACTGGCGGATGATCTCGCTGAGGTCGCCGTGGAGCTCGGCGAGGCGCTCCTCGAGAGGGGCTTTTTCCGCCGGACGGAGAACACCGCCCTCCAGGAGGAGGGGCTCCGCCCGCTCGTCCTCCAGGACGAGGACGGCGTAGCCCGTCGTGCCGAGGCCCGGGTCTACGCCCAGAATTCGATAGCTTTGCGCCGCATCTGGCACGGCTTCCCTCGGGTGGGCGGAGAGGGCAGTTCTACGCAGAGAGTTGGGCCATCTCCTCCTCGGAGATGTCGAAATTCGCATAAACGTTCTGCACGTCGTCGTTGTCCTCGAGGAGTTCCATGAGGCGCAGCATCTGCTCGGCCACCTTGCCTTCCACCTTGACGGTGCTCTTGGGGAGCATGGCGAGTTCGGCCACCTCGGTTGCGATCTTGTGTTTTTCCAGGGCGCCGCGAACGTCCTCGAAGGCTTCCGGCAAGGTGCGAATCTCGTAGGCGGATTCGGTGGTTTCCATGTCCTCGGCGCCCGCTTCGAGAACGATGCCCATCAG encodes:
- a CDS encoding crossover junction endodeoxyribonuclease RuvC, translated to MPDAAQSYRILGVDPGLGTTGYAVLVLEDERAEPLLLEGGVLRPAEKAPLEERLAELHGDLSEIIRQFQPDIMAVENLYSHVKHPRTSIIMGHARGVIFLAASQAGIPVQSYGATEIKKSLSGAGRASKSQIQRL